The genomic interval CAGCACCATCCCCCCAGCGCCTGACCCGGCTCGATCATGGCTCCTCCTAGCCTCCCCCTCGGTAACGCCGAACCCTGGACGGAGGCCACGACCCTGGCGGCGGAGGCCTATTGGCTCCTCGCCCCCGGCCAGGGCGGGATCTGCACCGAGACCTTGCCTGGGCTCGAGCCTGGCGATGCCCAGGTCCGGACCCTCTACAGCGGCATCAGCCGGGGCACCGAGTCCCTGGTCTTTCGGGGCGAGGTGCCGCCCAGTGAGTTTGAGACCATGCGCGCCCCCTTTCAGGCGGGCGATTTCCCCGGTCCGGTCAAGTATGGCTACTGCAGCGTGGGGCTAGTGGAGTCCGGCCCGGCGGACCTGCGCGGGCGGCGGGTCTTCTGCCTTTACCCTCACCAGACCCGTTACCGGGTCCCGGCCGCGGCGCTCCATTTCCTCCCGGAGGGGGTGCCACCGGGCCGCGCCGTGCTGGCCGCCAACCTGGAGACCGCCATCAATGGCCTCTGGGACGCTGCCCCTCGGGTGGGGGACCGCATCGCCGTCATCGGGGGCGGGACCCTGGGTTGCCTGGTGGCCTGGCTCGCCGGTCGCATCCCAGGTTGCCAGGTCGAGCTCATCGATACTAACCCGCGGCGGGCCGGCATCGCCGCCGCCCTAGGGGTGGCCTTCGCCGCCCCGGTCTCGGCGACCCCGGAGGTGGATCGGGTGATCCATGCCAGCGGCTCCGCCGCCGGCCTCGCCCTAGGGCTGCGCCTGGCGGGTTTCGAGGCGACGGTGCTGGAGCTGTCCTGGTATGGCACCCGGGAGGTGGCGCTGCCCTTGGGGGCTGCCTTCCACCGCCGCCGGCTGACCCTGCGTTCATCCCAGGTGGGTAGC from Chromatiaceae bacterium carries:
- a CDS encoding zinc-binding alcohol dehydrogenase, with the protein product MAAEAYWLLAPGQGGICTETLPGLEPGDAQVRTLYSGISRGTESLVFRGEVPPSEFETMRAPFQAGDFPGPVKYGYCSVGLVESGPADLRGRRVFCLYPHQTRYRVPAAALHFLPEGVPPGRAVLAANLETAINGLWDAAPRVGDRIAVIGGGTLGCLVAWLAGRIPGCQVELIDTNPRRAGIAAALGVAFAAPVSATPEVDRVIHASGSAAGLALGLRLAGFEATVLELSWYGTREVALPLGAAFHRRRLTLRSSQVGSIATAQRARWDFRRRMGLALSLLTDPALDGLITGEDAFTQLPEIQARLARDPGDTLMHRIRYD